aacaagtaacatgttttcaaaccgatttatagggcaaatcaaatagtcaagagcaaaacggtggactaggacagaactgcaaaacaacgctctagtactgtaaatgagatctgttcctgctccatgagtactgaaaggccgcatgatagttggtacaacaggggctgctacagccagatcgctggcgagtctgctgctccagtatctcttctttattcctgtctgagaaacagtattgacgtacccaaagacttcatcatcatgaggttctgtaaaatcaagttcttccacaaaatggttttcattaactccgtgctccaccttcctgcatggaggtgtcacaggagacaaaaggatggtcgagtttggctcacctggagttaagtccactacgataccagaatcactgaggcttttgagagaaattgacccaattccttcagtgaagaaggcgggcttagaggacaggcatcttgagctctgagctctgaacatgttttgaatgaactgctccccttctaggctatatggcaccacatcagtgtggatggtctgctccaccatcatgtttctgactttctcctcctcctcctgggaaaaagttagtttttcatccagaacattttcaagcatctcttgattcacagtagaattggagggagctggctcactcaactcaggggttgtggtggtcaaactctcttcaaataaatcagtcccgttagctgtgtcctcatgaagaaacagcccactatctgccagctcctccagagcttggtcctctgtggtggggctgtctggcaCACAACGGCTGGGTCTGGGTCTGGTACACAACGGCTTGCCCTCAGAGTCACATGTGTACTCCgggcgctgctcatctctcacagagctcttcagggccatctccatgctcgacaccaaagattccagtttcttgttctcaatgcttatttctaggaagtatttctgaaattttttgtctttctcagccaagctgttcttcatgctctcaataacttgcttgagttctttaatttccctccttgcttccaagaggctcagctccatctccacatgattacactcgtcttcgatccagtcgtccttcatacgttccacctgagctttgagcttttcgatttctctttccctggagcaaaataaaaatatcgtaacacttctggtgactgcctagttaaagagtcaacgtgaggctccacctcactggggtggctatgctgcaaagatgctccaa
This Phalacrocorax aristotelis chromosome 3, bGulAri2.1, whole genome shotgun sequence DNA region includes the following protein-coding sequences:
- the LOC142055669 gene encoding LOW QUALITY PROTEIN: syntabulin-like (The sequence of the model RefSeq protein was modified relative to this genomic sequence to represent the inferred CDS: inserted 1 base in 1 codon; deleted 1 base in 1 codon) encodes the protein MLEAYSTYISFGPANAAMMTVYQENVAAVREMSTHMSPSMSEDAVPRLKPALTSKLASWRVKTNFSSSSNTGCTSVPEAHVSAAGSKRSFSHNCGLHGQNNGSLSNKSRPSPPASREKAPLSTLSKNQPSPANTRQNYGASLASRSNSGSNKGSDSSQVTRRSGKSISCGHNCSTKPENPERYLTPLQQKEVTIRHLKKKLKESECKVTEREREIEKLKAQVERMKDDWIEDECNHVEMELSLLEARREIKELKQVIESMKNSLAEKDKKFQKYFLEISIENKKLESLVSSMEMALKSSVRDEQRPEYTCDSEGKPLCTRPRPSRCVPDSPTTEDQALEELADSGLFLHEDTANGTDLFEESLTTTTPELSEPAPSNSTVNQEMLENVLDEKLTFSQEEEEKVRNMMVEQTIHTDVVPYSLEGEQFIQNMFRARAQDACPLSPPSSLKELGQFXLKSLSDSGIVVDLTPGEPNSTILLSPVTPPCRKVEHGVNENHFVEELDFTEPHDDEVFGYVNTVSQTGIKKRYWSSRLASDLAVAAPVVPTIMRPFSTHGAGTDLIYSTRALFCSSREMSTHMSPSMSEDAVPRLKPALTLKLASRS